From the Triticum urartu cultivar G1812 chromosome 4, Tu2.1, whole genome shotgun sequence genome, the window ATCAAATGTAAAAAAACAAAGGCCCATCAAACTAAATGCTAACAGACTCTATTGCCAGTAGTATGAGCACAACTAATTACTTCCTCCATCCGGAATTAGTTGATGCGCAAACAGATGTGTCTAGCACtgaaatacgtctagatacatccatttgagcgtCAACTAATTCAGGACGGAGGAAGTAGAAAACAATACTATACGGAGAAAAAAAATTCGAGTTTAATTATCATGTAGCAAGTTGGCTTCTACTACAGGATTCGACTCTTTAGCAGTGAAGGGATGCTGTTACAGAACTGGCCTACAGCCTAGTCTAGGAAGCAGAGTAACTGGTCTCATTAGTAAGATCGATTTACTCTTAATTTCTTaccaaatactccctccgttccgatttactcgtcatggttttagttcaaatttgaactaaaactgAACTAAAACCGCGACAAGTAaatcggaacggagggagtagttgcaTCAAAATTAGAATAGCTTGCACAAGCCACCAACATTTTCTGAGCCCAAACTGTCTAATGCTGAAATCAGATTTTCTGAGCGCGCACCCCCACTATCCATACATGGAAACGAGAAACCAACAGACAAAACTGAAACTAAATTCACCCTCACTGACTGATTTAACTCTAATTGCATGAATTTCTGGTTCCAAGGCGGAGTTACCTGCGCACGACTTGATGGTGTGGATCTTGAGGAGCAGCACCACCACGCTGACGAGGTGGGTCATGTCCCCGGCGAGCCGAAACAGATTCATCTCCGCCTGCCTTTGGGTGACCGGGATCCGACCTCCGGAGCCCTCAGATCTCGTCGGCGGCGAGCTGCCTCTCTGGTCGGCGGGAGGCGGGCGAATGGAGGGGGCGGGGTGAGGACTGAGAGGTGGGGCCGGGCGAGGAGAAGGCCGTTTCGGCCGCGTGTATCTTGTGCGCGGACCGGTGGGCGTGGGCTACGTGGTCGGGCTGACGTGGCGCCCTGCAATTGGCCGGTCCCTCTTCAGGAAGGGGATTTTCAGCCCTATATTTCCTGCAAGTAGAAATAGATACTCTCTTACATTTATCCATTATTAAATTCACAcgcaaaatcagtttgatgtgaaatGTGTATTCATCGTATATAAGTGCAAATTTGGTAAAATGCTTAAGTTATCGTCTCATCTTCAAAATTGAATGCTATAATGTCGGCTGTAGTATAAGGGTGTGAGCTTCCTCACCATTTTGTTAGTTGGTAATATGAAGTTGGTCAATTATCTATTTTCCAGCTCTAACTATCCGGTTGTAAGGAGAGAAAAATGGAATCTCACTCGTTCATCGTATAGGCTATGAAATACGTTGTTTCGTTGCTCCGAACACAGAAGAAAAGAAGAGAAATGGATGGCATGCAGCTTACTAGATGTCATAATTGCCCTGACCAAATCAATCGTGTCAGCGTGGTACCAAGAGAATCACAATCCTTATAAACCGGCATTTGCACCAACATTTTCTGAGCGCAAACTGTGTAATTCTGAAATTAGATTTTCGGAGGCCACGCCACCAGTATTGATGCATGGAAACGAGAAACCAACAGATAAAACCGAAATCAAATTTATCCTCACTGACTGATTTAACTCTAATTTTATGAATTTCTGGTTCCAAGGCCGAGTTACCTGCACAAGACTTGATGGCATGGATCTTGAGGAGTAGCACCACCACGGCTGACGAGGTGGGTGATGTCCCCCGCTACCGAAATAGGTTCATCTCCGCTTGCCTTTGAGAGGCCGGGATCCGACCTCTTGAGCTCTCAGATCTGGTCGCTGGGAAGACGGCAAATGAAGGGGGCTAGGGTGAGGATTGAGAGGTCGGGCCGGGAGAGTAGAAGGCCATTTTGGCCGCGTGTATCTTTCGCATGGGCTACGTGGTCGGGCTGACATGGTACCCTTTGATTGGTCGACCTCTCTTGAGGAAGGGGATATTTAGCCCTATATTGCTTGCAAGTCAGAAATAGATACTCTCTTACATTTATGCATTAAATTCATATGAAAAAATATTTTGGTGCGGTATTTATTTAATATAAGTGCAAATTTGGTAAAAAAAGACTTAAGTCCCAATCTCTTATCTTCAAAATCGACTGACATTGCATTGGTTGTACTATAAGGGTGTGAACTTCGTCACCATTTTGTTGGTTGACAATATGAGCTTGGTCAATTATCTATTATCCGGTTTCTAACTACCCGATTGTAAGGAGAGAAAAAAAATGGAATCTCACTTGTTCATCGCATAGGCTATGAGAAACCTTGCTTCGTTGCTCTGCACACAAAAGAAGGAAAGAGAAACAGATGGCATGCACATTACTAGATGTCATAATTGCACTGGCCAAATCAAACCTGTCAACATGACACCAAGAGAATCACAACCCTCAGACACCGACATTTGCACTCTTCTGGTGACGCTCGTACATCAAACCCTCGCCATCGACGGTGCCAAACTTGAGGAACCCCCTTGCGTTACAAAACTTCATGAGGTAATAGATCCCGAGGCCTGCCGCGGTGAAGATGGCGCTGATGGCATACGCCTTCCAGCCGGCGATGGCCATGACGAAGACAAGGAACCCTGAGGGGACGAGACATAGGACAACAATGCCTGGGAGTCGCAGTGGTACCCGGTAGGGGCGCGACATCTCGGGGCGCTTAATCCGGAGCCAGATGAATGTGGCAAACTCGAGGAGCATGCCGAGGCTGTAGAGGAAGTTGGCAGCGGTCACAATGTTGTTGAAGCTGAAGAAGGACATGCCGAGGGTGATGAGGCTGGTGACCACGATGCTGACCCAGGGTGTATTGAAGATTGGGGCTCGTAGGGCGAAGACGCGAGGGAGGAGGCCCAGGTCCGCCATTCCAAGCAGCTGGAAGGCCGCACTGCTTAGCGTCGCTGAGTAGAGGCCGATGGAGGAGAGCACCGCGCCCACCTCGATCCAGTACTTGAGCCAGTCGCCGGCGATCATGCCTGCGTTGCAATGAAATTAGTCATGTCACAAATTGTTTGTGGCCAAATGGCACTCCTAGCTTGTGTGAACGGAAAACCTTCTTTATAGATGAAAAATAAAAGTTAATTTATCTTAGATCTTCATTACTAACACACTATGAGCATTACCTATTGTTGTGCATCTATACATTTTTCTTTTTAGTGACAGTGCTTCTATTGAAAGAAAGTCCAACGCCCGAAAAATGGGAAGCTGGAATATAAGCCAGTCTAGTGTCGTTCTAAGCTAAGTAACCCAAATGAAAATTTTCAGATTCACTTTCCCTGCCCTAGTAAGTAAAATTTTAGGACCCCGATAAATCCTGAATCTTCGGAATTTTCTGCCTTATAAGATTTACTACTATTGTACGAAAAGAAAGTATTTCTGTTGCCTAGTTCTACTGGTTGTGACGCAAAAATCGGCTTTTGGCATGTTAAACTTTCAATGTTCATGATTTTTACAATTCAAATATCATTTTCAATACTTGGATTTAAATTTAATGTCCATCTTGAAACTTGTATCAAAATTTTGGGGAGTATATGTGCACACGCCACGCAACAATATCCTAGGATTCTTTATGCCAAATGGGTCTCCTCCACACGTGGTTACGAATCATTTTGCAATCTAAAAACACTAAACAAGTGACACTAAAAATACTATAATCCATAGCTGTTCGTAGTGCATCGACAGACAACTTGCATGCAACAAGGGCGCAAAGCAACGCGTTTGCGTTGATTTATAATGAGTAAAATAATTACCTGCGGCGTCGGCGAAGAAGCCGTTCCCCCACTGCTGCGGCGGCGCGTCGACGGCGCCGGTGGCCGCCATGAGCGGCAGCAGGTACCCGAGGGACGTCATGCCCACGGACGCCATGAGCGCCGTCGGGAACGTCTTGCCGGGGTTCTCCACCTCGCCGGCCATGGTGCTGACGCTGTCCCAGTAGTTGAGGTTCCAGAAGAGGGTGTTGAAGAAGAGCTTCCAGTCCTTGTCGCCGGCGGTGGCCCCCCACCTGTGCGGCCGGATCTTGGGCAGCGCGACGCCGGTCATGAGCACGAACGGCGACAGCGAGGCCACCCCCAGCGCCACGGCGGACCACCCGACGACGCTGAGCCCCGTGTAGTTGAGCAGGGAGAGCGCGACGTTGAAGGTGACGATGGTGGCCACCcgggcgccgccgccggccacGGCGGGGACGACGCGGGCGAGGTAGTCGGCGCAGAGCGCCGGGAAGGCGGCGCCGTTGATGGCCCCCGACACGTACTTCCAGGTGCCCATGAGGGAGCCCGAGACGGGGCCGAAGGCGCGGTCCGCCCAGACCACGAAGCCGCCGTTCCCCGGCATCGCGGTGGAGAGCTCCGCCGTGACGAGGGCCTCCGGGATGGCCCAGATGAAGGGGAAGATGAGGAAGCCGAGCAGCGCGTAGAGCGGCCCCGCCGACTGCACCGCCGGCTCCGCGCCGTACGGCCCGCCGGCCACCTCGAAGAAGATGAGGAAGATGAGCGGGACCAGGGACAGCTTGTTCTTGGCGCCCTTGCCATGCCCATggccggctcctcctcctcctggtgCTCCGCCGCCGTCATCGGCCTTGTCGCCGTCGAGATTCCTTTTGTCGCCGTCGAGATTCTTGATCTCTGGAGTCATTCCCGGAGCAGCGTAGGAGCAGGAGTAGGAGTGACCGTGGATACGTGCTCCGTGGAGTCGGGACAAGCGTGAGGTTGGACTTGGACTGGCTTCGCGCAGCCATTGCCGGCCGATCGAGTTTATATATATGCACGCATTGTTTACTGGGAATCACATGAGAAAGATTGACTCTTCGTGCATAACTGCTTTAATTTGGCAAGGAGGCTGCGGGGTTGGTGCACCAATCCAATCTCTGACTCTGAGTTTTTTCTTGTGTGTCTTTTgtattatactccctccattcccaaatatttgtctttctagatatttcaacaaATAACTACATACGAAAtaaaataagtgaatctacactttaaaatatgactacatacatctgtatgttgtaaccatttgaaatatctagaaagacaagtatttggAAACGGAAGGAGTATATAAGATAGAAGAATAGAGTTATGTTACAAGCAATGTCGCACCATAGATGATCACCAGCTAACTAGTAAGGTGTGTGCGGGGTGGATGAAAGATCCACCCGTAGGAGATTGTTGATACTCTTGTAAAAGATAATGCGGTCATCACCTTGCAATAAAATTACTACATTTGTGAACAAAAACGCAGCTATCAAGAGAAGTCTTCCGTTCCTTGATCTCCTTGATGATTGCACCATAGGTTCCACAAGATCACTGCTCAATATCTTTCACCACCACTAAGCAATCAGAAGCAACCAAAATGCTTCTAAGGTTAAGATCCCCAGCAAGAGCTACTCCTTCTCGGCACGCCAGAGCTTGTAGACAAGGCGTGGGGCAGCAATGTTATTGACAACAATAGCCGATGCACTAACATATGCTCCATTCGCATCCTTGCAGAGAGCCACGGCCGCACCTTTAGTATCAGGACGAGCGAAAAGCACCATCCACATTAATTTTTGCATGTCCCGATTGGGGCGACAACCACCGCTGATGGGGGTTGAGGGTAGGTCTAGGTGCAGAAACAGCCGACCATTCCAACACCTGTAGCTTTGCTAAATATGACTCAATAAACTGATACGTAGATAATGGGCTTTGGAAGATGTtttaagaaaaaagaaaaaaatacaaCGTATGACCTAAATGCATACACAACATACAACCAAAATGCACATACGACTAAGGGACCTCCTATTCCGTGTAGTGCGCGACACGAAGACGCGGCGCGCGCACCTCCTGCTCTCCCCGCGCACCCTTCTGGGCGAGACACCccctgacggtgtcctggactagggggtactcatcacgtcatctcccgatctgttagattgggccaaggaccccatggtcgtatactcatgggccagtttggacagctgccgcatacaagaaagatttcacaagacttggcgaaaggacttctccccaccggcgtattcggctaggactcttgttatcctaggcctctggtgcattatataaaccgaggccaggctagtcgatagatatatacagacaatcataccataggctagcttctagggtttagcctctctgatctgatggtatatcaactcttgtaatactcatatcatcaagattaatcaagcaggacgtagggtattacctccatcaagagggcccggacctgggtaaacatcgtgtcccctgcctcctgttaccatccgccttagacgcacagttcgggaccccctacccgagatccgccggttttgacaccggcattggtgctttcattgagagttccgctgtgtgatcggcaaaaggatcgatggctcgtctgcagaTTAACTGCGACGTCGACATCTTCGTCACCgtctcgactggtcaccttggcttgaccgaggactgtgccctgcctccgatcgtcatgttcggatgagggccttcatcaacatcaactccgatctctataaAGATCATgaaggaatcatccatggagctcggggctcaacgtcaacattgctctcgggcgaccgtgctgtttttccaaACAACGAACTTGTATTCGCTGCCACCACCTCTTTGAGCATCGCCTTGAcgatccctttggtggaattgtgtggaattaagtctacaacaaccatgcataatttcatcgagttccgatggaggaatctctggcaatctatgatataccggagccctgtcaaatctggatgggaatctgaacgagtttagggcgtggtctccagagcccagctcggaggtcctttggaagacccaaccgttcatctactacggaattcccatatctaccacccctccaaatttcagctcgatccgacggttcaaactccgggaaccttccgatgagtggatcaatttttggatctgttttctacgcgaatacggatccgacccgaattcatgttttttatgaacgtgatattggacaacctttttagaggagttctcttctagggtattgtgcgtcGTTTTTAAACATGTGCCCGTAAAATTTTAAGCCTCCCCtaaggtcatcttcatcatcatgctggtgtcaaaccagtccggcaatattgctccaaggctgccgacctgcgctagacacgtcgtcactttgttgagccaagctcagcttcttcggatcatcatctcggcaagcgaACAAGAGTTTGGAATCAccaaggataaatcatcaccaacatcgccgccccacggattacacggagcgggaacacatgcatcgccgcatggtcacttcatcaaaccgccattgaccgcgtcacaagttacgacctgcttcggcatggccgcactgttgcttcatcacccatcaggcaatgggtgtgcagATCGAGTCCCATGTCTGGGAGTAACTTttcttcagattgctacaacagacaaatcaggtgctattaatcctagtttTTTTTCTTGcctgggtttatttttcccaaggaattattactccggtttgtttcatcatctatacacaagtctatcaaatggtgaccgcattaacaACGGTGACATAGCGGTTTGGTCAGTTTCCGTATACAGTTCGACGAATGCCGCATCCGAAACTCACATCGGCCTGCGAATTCGGGCTTGGCCACGCCTTCACCGcgtcacgccgacgccctgcatcgacatgacttcggcgccaggccacatctctttcaataaattattttttgcgaaaagcaattatccttttttggaccgcactattttatgtgtgtaggtgatcGACTTCGACTGCGTCACGTGGTCTCTTCGGCAAGCCGACGCCATCGTCCCAATCGGCGTAAATCggctcgcgtgatcaccttgttCGTCGTGTTGCCATACCGACGtgttcggttgcctcggggacttcggcatcgccgagagagctctacctcatcgagttTCGGCGCAccggccatatttcttttattactcactttgcgtAAATTACTAATTATGCAAGAatttttttttattattattcctattatctccggcttgcactattttctgtGCACAGGTAGATAATCCGGGTCGGGCAGCACTGTCACCTCGGCTGGCCGGGGGcttcgtcatcacttcattaacaCACGCTGGGGGCCTCGGCGTCACACTGTTGGCCTGCTCCGTCCCCGCGGTAGGACTGGGGTTTTCACCTCGCCCATCGACTATGCTGCGTCACCACTTAATCAAGCCGAGCTCTTTACTCGGACATCTCGGGACTAGCTTGGGGGCTGGGGTCTCGTCCCGCCACAATCTCGGCTTGCGTCATCAACGTCGAGCACATTAACCAACTAAGTTGCTTTCATACTCAAAaactttcagttttaaattttgttcggttcgaccaagcattatactttttggcAAAAAGTTGTTTGTGACAAAATTCTTTGTCAAAGCCTTGTTTGTTGCAAGCAAATTCAAATACctcgtttacttgggggcttatgtcggtgtcaaaaccggcagatctcgggtagggggtcccgaactgtgcgtctaggccgaatggtaacaggaggcagggggcacgatgttttacccaggttcgggccctcttgatggaggtaaaaccatacgtcctgcttgattgatattgatgatatgggtagtacaagagtagatctaccacgagatcggagaggctaaaccctagaagctagcctatggtatgattgtatgttatggttgttgtcctacggactaaaacccttcggtttatatagacaccggagagggttagggttacacaaggtcgattacaaaggaggagatatccatatccgtattgcctagcttgccttccacgccaagtagagtcccacccggacacgagacgaagtcttcaatcttgtatcttcatagtctaacagtccggccaatggaggtagcctggctgtccggagaccccctaatccaggactccctcagcttccttcatggagcttttcctcttgcatatgctTATACTTGTACGCCTTCGTTCCTtattcgtgtattacgccacaatatgcaccatattgacttaagcgatttgcaagctgggttgcctggctcctgtgcttacccctacgttcccgattgttcggctaaggagtaaagggagcacctctgcgattgtcacgaccgggtcatccgagctctgacctcagactgggtgaagccgaaagctagcgctcttattgttttcaataatggtcggcacacaacggaactcatgagtacaaaaaatctattgcacaagtctcatagtaataatgagcaccgaagaaaggtatcggtgggggtactattttcttcgaagatgcttcttacacttcgttagtaatatatcataagttccctgagcgcgctttgtctgttacagccttatggcctgattgcctggtcatcggaaacaccgtcgatactctcgacaggcggagtacatgacacttttcgacCCTTGGCCGAacagggagaagccgacggtcggttaagacgcatttaaagttcaggtgaacacagatatgatataagtacttcggtacatacaatcattatatatataattct encodes:
- the LOC125554379 gene encoding probable polyamine transporter At3g13620, with the protein product MTPEIKNLDGDKRNLDGDKADDGGGAPGGGGAGHGHGKGAKNKLSLVPLIFLIFFEVAGGPYGAEPAVQSAGPLYALLGFLIFPFIWAIPEALVTAELSTAMPGNGGFVVWADRAFGPVSGSLMGTWKYVSGAINGAAFPALCADYLARVVPAVAGGGARVATIVTFNVALSLLNYTGLSVVGWSAVALGVASLSPFVLMTGVALPKIRPHRWGATAGDKDWKLFFNTLFWNLNYWDSVSTMAGEVENPGKTFPTALMASVGMTSLGYLLPLMAATGAVDAPPQQWGNGFFADAAGMIAGDWLKYWIEVGAVLSSIGLYSATLSSAAFQLLGMADLGLLPRVFALRAPIFNTPWVSIVVTSLITLGMSFFSFNNIVTAANFLYSLGMLLEFATFIWLRIKRPEMSRPYRVPLRLPGIVVLCLVPSGFLVFVMAIAGWKAYAISAIFTAAGLGIYYLMKFCNARGFLKFGTVDGEGLMYERHQKSANVGV